From Spirosoma agri, one genomic window encodes:
- a CDS encoding TonB family protein, with protein MNRFLLLSLLLLSFSAFAQQTAYQVFEVDSTAEPRGGVAVLNTYIQANLRKPTAAEAEGKGGRVVISSIVEPDGSVSDVKILSGIRPDCDREALRVIKNFSAWKPALKGGKAVRQQMTTSVVFKPNPPFIYRNGAQIRYFDADRKLLADSSDKARFKQAYPLDSIGLPNGDMIVYKAKGSGWKEEYRIPFSRERNKPTSYTDQPTTTVGYRNDSKLWDGKTFLLTESGSVLRQSYYKNGIPTGASIDYHPNGLVAKKTDEVDDGLLVTSWYPTGQIKEIRLNKKLKAMVVQSPNLVTAFWAPEGKQLVTNGNGKALYTDLVQSRADSTQKTAFTEQGVYENGAKQGVWTGRYADGSYFYQELYDKGVCQQGKAFTAGSDTLRYTELDHQPEFPGGMSGLGQFLSQNLRYPVNAHKAGAQGKVFVSFVVCTDGTLCDYEVLNDVHPELDQEAIRVVQKMSGHWKPGVQRGQKVRVKYNLPINFTLQ; from the coding sequence ATGAACCGATTCCTACTTCTCAGCTTACTTCTTCTTTCATTCTCCGCCTTCGCTCAGCAAACGGCTTATCAGGTTTTTGAGGTAGACAGCACCGCCGAACCTCGTGGTGGAGTTGCCGTTTTAAATACGTATATCCAGGCCAATCTGCGCAAACCGACAGCGGCTGAAGCCGAAGGCAAGGGCGGACGGGTTGTTATCAGCAGCATTGTTGAACCGGATGGTAGTGTGTCTGACGTGAAGATTCTGAGCGGCATACGTCCCGACTGCGATCGGGAAGCCTTGCGGGTAATCAAGAATTTTAGCGCCTGGAAACCAGCGCTAAAAGGCGGTAAGGCCGTTCGCCAGCAGATGACAACGTCGGTAGTATTCAAACCAAATCCTCCGTTCATTTACCGGAATGGAGCACAAATCCGGTATTTCGACGCTGACCGAAAACTACTGGCCGACAGCAGTGATAAGGCTCGCTTCAAACAAGCGTACCCGCTGGATTCGATTGGGCTACCCAATGGTGACATGATCGTGTACAAAGCCAAAGGGTCAGGCTGGAAAGAAGAGTACCGTATCCCTTTTTCACGCGAGAGAAACAAGCCAACGAGTTATACTGATCAACCGACAACTACGGTTGGCTACCGGAATGACTCTAAACTTTGGGATGGAAAAACGTTTTTATTGACGGAATCCGGTTCCGTTCTTAGACAGTCGTATTATAAAAATGGTATCCCTACAGGCGCGAGCATCGACTATCACCCAAACGGTCTAGTAGCGAAAAAAACCGACGAAGTAGACGATGGTTTACTCGTTACATCCTGGTATCCAACCGGGCAGATCAAGGAGATTCGGCTCAACAAAAAACTGAAAGCAATGGTTGTACAGAGCCCCAACTTAGTTACTGCTTTTTGGGCTCCGGAAGGCAAACAGCTCGTAACCAATGGAAACGGTAAAGCCCTTTACACAGACCTGGTCCAATCACGGGCGGACAGTACTCAGAAGACCGCATTTACAGAGCAGGGTGTATACGAGAACGGAGCGAAGCAGGGCGTTTGGACCGGTCGATACGCCGATGGCTCCTATTTCTATCAGGAGCTGTACGACAAAGGCGTTTGCCAGCAGGGAAAAGCATTTACTGCCGGGAGCGACACACTCCGCTACACCGAACTCGATCACCAACCGGAATTTCCGGGGGGCATGTCCGGTCTAGGGCAGTTCCTGTCGCAGAATCTCCGCTATCCGGTCAATGCCCATAAAGCAGGTGCCCAGGGTAAAGTATTTGTCAGCTTCGTGGTTTGTACGGATGGAACATTGTGTGACTATGAGGTTCTTAACGACGTTCATCCTGAGCTGGATCAGGAAGCCATACGTGTTGTTCAGAAGATGAGCGGTCATTGGAAACCGGGGGTACAACGTGGACAGAAAGTGCGCGTGAAGTACAATCTGCCCATCAATTTTACGCTTCAGTGA
- the gcvT gene encoding glycine cleavage system aminomethyltransferase GcvT, whose amino-acid sequence MSLKQVPLHHIHQQAGAKIVPFAGFEMPVRYSSDLDEHNTVRNAVGIFDVSHMGEFILKGEGALALIQRVSANDASTLFDGKVQYSYLPNGRGGIVDDLLVYRISSLEYMLVVNASNIEKDWNWISQYVADYDKEGAPLSMVNVSDDMCLFAVQGPLAAKALESLTPAKLDSMDYYTFEKTDFAGYANVIVSATGYTGAGGFEIYVSNHQAEGVWNAIMEAGKPYGIKPIGLGARDTLRLEMGYNLYGNDITDETSPIEAGLGWVTKFTHDFIDADVLKQQKEQGISKKLVAFEMIDRGIPRGHYELADADGNTIGEVTSGTQSPTLGKGIGMGYVPTAFSKPGSPVFVKVRDRLLKAAVVKLPFVKK is encoded by the coding sequence ATGTCGCTCAAGCAAGTCCCCCTCCATCACATTCATCAGCAAGCAGGCGCGAAGATCGTGCCGTTCGCCGGCTTCGAAATGCCCGTTCGTTACTCATCCGACCTCGACGAACATAACACGGTTCGCAATGCGGTTGGCATCTTCGATGTCTCGCATATGGGCGAATTTATTCTGAAAGGCGAAGGGGCGCTGGCCCTGATTCAGCGCGTTTCGGCGAACGATGCCAGCACCCTTTTCGACGGTAAGGTTCAGTACAGCTACCTGCCCAACGGTCGGGGTGGCATTGTCGATGACCTGCTGGTCTACCGAATCAGTTCGCTGGAGTATATGCTCGTTGTCAACGCGTCGAACATCGAAAAAGACTGGAACTGGATCAGTCAGTACGTGGCAGACTATGACAAAGAAGGCGCACCACTCTCGATGGTCAACGTGTCGGACGATATGTGCCTGTTTGCCGTACAGGGACCACTGGCGGCCAAAGCGCTGGAATCGCTCACTCCGGCCAAGCTGGATTCAATGGATTATTACACCTTCGAGAAAACCGATTTTGCCGGGTACGCCAATGTGATCGTGTCGGCAACGGGTTATACGGGAGCCGGTGGTTTCGAAATTTACGTGTCGAATCACCAGGCTGAAGGCGTATGGAATGCAATCATGGAAGCCGGAAAACCGTACGGAATCAAACCCATTGGTTTGGGCGCACGGGATACGCTCCGGCTCGAAATGGGCTATAACCTGTACGGCAACGATATTACCGACGAGACGTCACCGATCGAAGCGGGTCTTGGCTGGGTCACGAAATTTACCCATGATTTCATCGATGCCGATGTGCTGAAACAGCAGAAAGAGCAGGGCATCAGCAAAAAATTAGTGGCCTTTGAAATGATCGATCGGGGCATTCCCCGTGGTCATTACGAACTGGCCGATGCAGACGGCAACACCATTGGCGAGGTTACATCCGGCACGCAATCGCCGACGCTTGGCAAAGGCATTGGTATGGGTTATGTACCAACCGCATTCAGTAAGCCCGGATCGCCAGTCTTCGTAAAAGTTCGTGACCGCCTGCTCAAAGCAGCCGTTGTTAAACTTCCTTTCGTTAAAAAATAA
- a CDS encoding pseudouridine synthase: MNQDSDKNDRRDGESRSSGRRDDGPRFNRATGPGNRSDKPRDNNDRPRFSRSNDRPDGDKPRFSRDSNRDDKPRFNSNRNDRPTTSRDNSDTKRPDSFGDRRPRTDRDERSGSSFNRDRNNERPSGGFNRDRNEERPRFPRSNDRDDKPRFGSNRNDAPRGRSQDRSGDSRPARDGERPRFNRDDKPGFERNNDRFGTERKFNDRSDDRSRADRSGNNRFGNDSGRSNNRTDGDRPRFPRSNDRPRDERAGGGFNRDRNEERPRFPRSNDRDDKPRFNSNRSDRPDSRGSDRNTGNNSRFPRERTGDSRFGNSDKPAFKRVGGFSREADERNRLDSDDNNRRNSRQGDAPDPNARFSGEQRKESGDRRTGRYEKAPDYNLEKIRAERYEKPRGNPRQKDDSDRPKRATDDDRDADGLTRLNRYIANSGVCSRREADELIARGDISVNGKTVTEMGFKVKEGDTVKYGTKILNPERFVYVLMNKPKDYITTTEDPEERKTVMQLVADAGNFRMYPVGRLDRNTTGLLLLTNDGELADKLTHPSNNIRKIYQVELNKPITTEHFEEIQKGLTLEDGPIKPDAFSIVTPDAHVVGIEIHSGRNRIVRRIFEHLGYDVTKLDRTTYAGLTKKDLPRGKWRFLDPKEVVKLKYFNN; the protein is encoded by the coding sequence ATGAATCAGGATTCAGATAAGAACGACCGCCGTGACGGTGAGTCTCGTTCCTCCGGTCGTCGCGATGACGGCCCACGTTTCAACCGGGCAACTGGCCCAGGTAATCGCAGCGACAAGCCACGGGACAACAATGATCGTCCGCGCTTCAGCCGCTCCAATGACCGCCCCGACGGCGACAAACCACGGTTCTCCCGCGATTCGAACCGCGACGACAAACCACGATTCAACAGCAACCGCAACGACCGGCCGACCACTAGCCGGGACAATAGCGATACCAAACGCCCTGATAGCTTCGGCGACCGCCGGCCACGCACGGATCGGGATGAACGCTCTGGTAGCAGCTTCAACCGGGATCGCAACAATGAGCGCCCTAGTGGTGGATTCAACCGGGATCGCAACGAGGAGCGCCCACGGTTCCCCCGCAGCAACGACCGCGACGATAAACCCCGTTTCGGTAGCAATCGCAACGACGCCCCACGCGGTCGTAGTCAGGATCGCTCCGGCGATTCGCGTCCTGCCCGTGATGGCGAACGGCCTCGGTTCAACCGCGACGACAAACCCGGTTTCGAACGCAACAACGATCGTTTCGGCACCGAACGGAAATTCAACGACCGATCTGATGATCGCTCACGCGCAGACCGATCAGGCAACAATCGATTTGGTAATGACTCGGGTCGTTCCAACAACCGTACTGACGGTGATCGCCCACGGTTCCCCCGCAGCAACGACCGTCCGCGCGACGAACGCGCTGGTGGTGGCTTCAACCGGGATCGCAACGAGGAGCGTCCACGGTTCCCCCGCAGCAACGACCGCGACGACAAACCCCGCTTCAACAGTAATCGCAGCGACCGCCCGGATTCGCGCGGCAGCGACCGGAATACAGGTAACAATTCCCGATTCCCTCGTGAGCGTACCGGCGATTCTAGATTCGGCAATTCAGACAAGCCTGCGTTCAAACGGGTTGGTGGTTTTAGCCGCGAAGCCGATGAGCGCAACCGCTTAGACAGCGACGATAATAACCGGCGCAATTCGCGTCAAGGTGATGCACCGGACCCAAATGCTCGTTTTTCGGGTGAACAACGGAAAGAGTCGGGTGACCGGCGCACGGGCCGTTACGAAAAAGCGCCAGACTACAACCTGGAGAAGATTCGCGCCGAACGGTATGAGAAACCACGTGGCAATCCACGCCAGAAAGACGATAGCGACCGTCCCAAACGGGCGACTGACGACGATCGCGATGCCGATGGCCTGACTCGCCTGAACCGCTACATTGCCAATTCGGGTGTGTGTTCGCGTCGGGAAGCCGATGAACTCATCGCGCGGGGCGACATTTCCGTCAATGGAAAGACCGTGACCGAAATGGGTTTCAAGGTGAAAGAGGGTGACACCGTTAAGTACGGCACAAAAATCCTTAACCCTGAGCGCTTTGTGTACGTGCTGATGAACAAGCCCAAAGATTACATCACCACGACCGAAGATCCGGAAGAACGGAAAACCGTTATGCAACTGGTTGCCGATGCGGGTAATTTCCGGATGTATCCGGTTGGTCGCCTGGACCGTAACACGACGGGACTACTACTGCTGACAAACGATGGCGAACTGGCTGACAAGCTGACTCACCCATCCAACAATATCCGGAAAATCTATCAGGTCGAGCTGAACAAGCCGATCACGACTGAGCACTTCGAGGAAATTCAGAAGGGATTAACGCTGGAAGATGGTCCGATCAAACCGGATGCATTCAGCATCGTAACCCCCGACGCTCACGTTGTTGGCATTGAGATTCACTCGGGTCGCAATCGGATCGTGCGTCGTATTTTCGAACACCTCGGTTACGACGTGACCAAGCTTGACCGTACTACCTATGCAGGCCTGACCAAAAAAGACCTGCCACGCGGCAAATGGCGGTTCCTCGATCCGAAAGAGGTCGTGAAGCTGAAGTATTTCAATAACTAG
- a CDS encoding HlyD family secretion protein, whose translation MATTMATEDELTTNEKSALQTYLPRIIIGLIVLVGGYFAYKAYVHGQHYESTDNAQIEGNSVPVLARVAGYVQSVNVEDYTIVKQGQPLVSIDPQEYDVALAQVEADYQQSVADLATARADLQNAQATARNVVQNARLAQSNAQVQAARRDKAQQDLQRDQNLYKEQSLTRKQLEDTQNNVEVQARQYSANVEQINLAKTSEGVAQAGIAKAQANIQKIQAVLKVKQAAIDNAKLRVGYAHLTAPISGKIGRKNVIVGQYVQPGQTLFTIVADSTFWIVANFKETQLEKMQIGQPVDIKLDAYPDLDVKGRVSSLSEATGARFSLLPPDNASGNFVKITQRVPVKIEILNPEKYKSQLRAGLSVDAEVRVVN comes from the coding sequence ATGGCAACCACCATGGCAACCGAAGACGAATTGACTACCAACGAAAAAAGCGCGCTACAGACTTATTTACCCCGTATCATCATCGGACTCATCGTATTGGTGGGTGGTTATTTTGCGTACAAAGCATACGTTCACGGTCAGCATTATGAATCGACCGACAATGCCCAGATCGAAGGGAACTCAGTGCCGGTACTGGCCCGAGTCGCTGGTTATGTGCAGTCTGTCAATGTTGAGGATTATACGATCGTGAAGCAGGGACAGCCGCTCGTTTCCATTGATCCTCAGGAATACGATGTTGCGCTGGCGCAGGTCGAAGCGGATTATCAGCAATCGGTGGCCGACTTGGCTACGGCCCGCGCTGACCTTCAGAATGCACAAGCCACGGCTCGTAACGTTGTGCAGAACGCTCGTCTGGCGCAGTCGAACGCACAGGTGCAGGCTGCCCGTCGGGACAAAGCCCAACAGGATTTGCAACGGGATCAGAATCTGTACAAAGAGCAGTCGCTGACCCGAAAACAACTGGAAGACACCCAGAACAACGTCGAAGTACAGGCGCGGCAGTATTCGGCCAACGTAGAACAGATCAATCTGGCTAAAACATCGGAAGGTGTTGCTCAGGCGGGTATTGCCAAGGCGCAGGCCAACATCCAGAAAATTCAGGCCGTATTGAAAGTAAAGCAGGCGGCTATTGACAATGCGAAGCTGAGAGTTGGGTACGCCCATCTGACCGCACCGATTTCCGGTAAGATTGGTCGTAAAAATGTTATTGTGGGCCAGTACGTGCAGCCCGGTCAGACCTTATTTACGATCGTTGCCGACTCGACCTTCTGGATCGTCGCTAACTTCAAAGAGACGCAGCTGGAGAAAATGCAGATCGGTCAGCCGGTTGACATCAAGCTGGATGCCTATCCTGATCTTGACGTGAAGGGTCGGGTTAGTTCGCTCTCCGAAGCAACGGGTGCCCGGTTTTCGCTGCTGCCCCCGGACAATGCATCGGGCAACTTCGTGAAAATTACCCAGCGTGTTCCGGTAAAAATCGAAATCCTGAATCCGGAAAAGTACAAAAGTCAACTGCGCGCCGGTCTAAGCGTAGACGCTGAAGTGCGGGTTGTCAACTAG
- the acpP gene encoding acyl carrier protein — MRERITEILKNFGVDETAITNEVHFVRDLGLDSLDTVDLIMQLEREFGIRIPDEDYPKLDTMQHVLDYLHHEQHVPVTA; from the coding sequence ATGAGAGAGCGGATTACAGAGATATTGAAAAACTTTGGCGTTGACGAAACTGCCATTACGAACGAGGTACACTTCGTTCGCGATCTTGGTCTTGACAGTCTTGATACCGTCGATCTGATTATGCAACTGGAACGGGAGTTTGGCATCCGAATTCCCGATGAAGACTATCCCAAACTGGATACGATGCAACATGTTCTCGACTATCTGCATCACGAACAGCACGTACCGGTAACTGCATGA
- a CDS encoding TolC family protein: MKTQLFIASALIIAGTVQAQNQPVTVSVPDDLKALVQQANTNYPVLKQQQQQIQAGEVRVDIARTSMRPNVNFNGNYTYITPVPQFAIPLNGQEVIAKLAPNNSINTNISVGQTIYDFGRTDAAIRQAADNVQVLRRGYELTQQTLGYQVAAAYYGVGFLRQGIIVQDSVIKTASANVRLLVSRLQNGDALQYDVLTQEVRLKVAANRKIELQNQLERQLATLTFLTGDSKPNTAQASQQFQLGAQSAQVQLFDLDGQFQVATTGNKDIQLAQDRVKAAETDILVFNRAGQPSINFSGNAGYKNGYPLNVDQLRANMAAGVNIVAPIYSGKRYKLQNQAAQLNLNASRFAVETANAQLRQNIAQLNADIRSNQARLTNLETQVLQSRKALEIANARLRNGVITNVELQSAETGVEEAELGRLNFQYQLLLNQLDLKRLLGEPLF; encoded by the coding sequence ATGAAAACACAACTTTTCATTGCGTCTGCATTGATCATAGCTGGCACTGTTCAGGCTCAGAATCAACCGGTAACGGTTAGCGTTCCCGACGATCTGAAAGCGCTGGTGCAGCAAGCCAACACCAATTACCCCGTTCTGAAACAGCAGCAACAGCAAATACAGGCGGGTGAAGTTCGGGTCGATATTGCCCGGACATCCATGCGGCCCAACGTCAATTTCAACGGGAATTACACGTACATAACGCCCGTCCCCCAGTTTGCCATTCCGTTGAACGGGCAGGAAGTCATTGCCAAACTAGCGCCGAACAACAGCATTAACACGAACATATCTGTTGGCCAAACGATCTACGATTTTGGTCGTACCGATGCCGCTATCAGGCAGGCGGCTGATAATGTGCAGGTTCTACGCCGGGGTTACGAACTGACCCAGCAAACACTGGGCTATCAGGTGGCAGCGGCTTACTATGGCGTTGGCTTTTTACGACAGGGCATCATCGTTCAGGATTCGGTGATCAAAACCGCATCGGCCAACGTTCGGCTGCTGGTGTCCCGCTTGCAGAATGGCGATGCGCTTCAATACGACGTGCTGACGCAGGAAGTCCGGTTAAAAGTCGCTGCGAACCGCAAGATAGAACTGCAAAATCAGCTGGAACGCCAGTTGGCAACGTTAACCTTCCTAACGGGCGATTCGAAACCGAATACGGCACAAGCCAGCCAGCAGTTTCAGTTGGGCGCTCAGTCGGCTCAGGTGCAACTGTTTGATCTGGATGGTCAATTCCAGGTAGCTACGACGGGAAACAAAGATATTCAGCTGGCTCAGGATCGGGTGAAGGCTGCGGAAACTGACATTCTGGTTTTCAACCGGGCCGGGCAACCCAGCATTAACTTTAGCGGCAATGCGGGTTACAAAAATGGCTATCCACTCAATGTCGACCAACTTCGGGCCAACATGGCGGCTGGGGTAAATATCGTGGCTCCGATTTATTCCGGGAAACGCTACAAACTGCAAAATCAGGCGGCTCAGTTAAACCTGAACGCCAGTCGTTTTGCCGTTGAAACGGCCAATGCGCAGTTGCGCCAGAATATCGCGCAATTGAACGCTGACATCCGTAGTAATCAGGCTCGGTTAACAAACCTGGAAACGCAGGTTCTACAGTCCCGGAAAGCGCTGGAAATTGCCAATGCCCGGCTACGGAACGGCGTTATTACGAACGTAGAGCTACAAAGTGCCGAAACCGGCGTGGAGGAAGCAGAACTGGGCCGTCTGAATTTTCAATACCAGTTGTTGCTCAATCAACTGGATCTAAAGCGACTATTGGGCGAGCCGTTGTTCTAA
- a CDS encoding 2-phosphosulfolactate phosphatase, whose protein sequence is MKQIDVCLTPDLLHLYPTENTIVVVADVFRATSCMVTAFAYGVKSIIPVATVDECRLWQERGYLAAAERNARKVEGFELDNSPFTYMDEEIRGSDIAMTTTNGTLAITRSRGAVKVLVGSFLNLDAIAQTLKTEPYDVLVLCAGWKGRVNMEDTLFAGALVDRLKESYAMAEDSAIMAWRLYGQGKDNLASYLSNSSHIRRLQRLGIQKDITYCLQHDLYDVVPVLRGNALVSMEL, encoded by the coding sequence ATGAAACAAATTGACGTTTGCTTAACGCCTGATTTATTACATCTCTACCCGACCGAAAATACGATTGTCGTGGTTGCCGATGTATTCCGGGCAACTTCGTGCATGGTGACGGCTTTCGCCTATGGTGTAAAAAGCATTATTCCGGTAGCCACCGTCGATGAATGCCGCTTGTGGCAGGAGCGTGGCTATCTGGCGGCTGCCGAGCGCAACGCTCGCAAAGTAGAAGGCTTCGAGCTTGATAATTCGCCCTTCACCTATATGGATGAAGAGATCCGCGGGTCTGATATTGCCATGACAACCACCAACGGAACACTGGCGATCACACGATCGCGGGGAGCCGTAAAAGTGCTGGTCGGCTCGTTCCTGAATTTGGACGCGATTGCCCAAACCCTGAAAACGGAACCTTACGATGTGCTGGTTTTGTGCGCAGGCTGGAAAGGCCGCGTCAATATGGAAGATACGCTGTTTGCCGGTGCCTTGGTTGACCGCCTGAAGGAGAGTTACGCGATGGCCGAAGATAGTGCCATCATGGCCTGGCGGCTTTACGGTCAGGGTAAAGATAATCTGGCCAGCTATCTGTCGAATTCGTCCCACATCCGTCGCCTGCAACGGCTGGGCATCCAGAAAGACATTACCTACTGCCTGCAACACGATCTTTACGATGTCGTTCCGGTGTTGCGGGGCAATGCGCTGGTGAGTATGGAATTATAA
- a CDS encoding deoxyribose-phosphate aldolase — protein sequence MNHLFPYIERTLLHPGVTLNEQYEALDEVTQLGLVGMTVAPFWVKKFRRELGDTHPAILSTVIGYPFGYQRTEAKQTELEWALRDGASEIEVVLNTSALFSPTSVWLKIELAKLVALVHAQEKFFTVILESSLLDPNQLRAMIKLATDTGADFIKNSTGARLTGPRLATDFSLEEALAFRQLVPQMVGVKIVVDEASQEQMETLVSAGVERLSLGKPIA from the coding sequence ATGAACCACCTCTTCCCCTATATCGAACGAACGTTGCTGCATCCTGGGGTGACGCTCAATGAGCAATACGAAGCGCTCGATGAAGTGACTCAACTTGGGTTGGTGGGAATGACCGTGGCTCCCTTCTGGGTCAAAAAATTTCGGCGCGAACTGGGCGATACGCATCCGGCCATCCTGTCGACGGTTATCGGCTATCCGTTTGGCTACCAGCGTACCGAAGCCAAACAGACCGAGCTTGAATGGGCACTTCGTGACGGAGCCAGCGAGATTGAAGTCGTTCTGAATACGTCGGCGCTATTCTCCCCCACGTCGGTCTGGCTGAAAATTGAACTGGCTAAATTAGTCGCGCTGGTTCATGCACAGGAAAAATTCTTCACCGTTATTCTGGAATCGTCCTTGCTCGACCCGAACCAGCTTCGGGCCATGATCAAACTCGCTACCGACACTGGTGCTGATTTCATCAAAAATTCGACGGGGGCACGCTTGACCGGGCCACGATTGGCTACTGACTTTTCGCTTGAAGAAGCACTAGCCTTCCGGCAACTTGTTCCGCAAATGGTTGGTGTTAAGATCGTCGTCGATGAGGCATCGCAGGAGCAGATGGAAACGCTTGTTTCGGCGGGTGTCGAACGACTTTCTCTGGGGAAACCGATCGCTTAA